The Salvia miltiorrhiza cultivar Shanhuang (shh) chromosome 2, IMPLAD_Smil_shh, whole genome shotgun sequence DNA window CAAGAACAAAATTCCAAAATAGAGTAGACGAATCAAGAACAAATTATGAGAGACAAAATTCCAAAATTCCAAATTCGACTCAAACACAAATCAACAAATCAAGAACCCTAAATTCTACCCATTTCTCGTTTCTCGTTTCTCAGGGACAAAGGTCTCCGGCAGATCGGATATAGGAGTTCTTAATCCCTTTCAAACCACCTTCCTTCGAGCCTCTCGAACCGCCTTCCTTCGAACCTCCCGAAATAGACATGGAACGGAGAAACTGAGATCTAGAGTAGACGAATCCCCATCAGAAAATTGGGAGTCGAAAGCGTATTCGCCACTCAGAGACTCTTGGTCGACAAAATCGACCAAGGATCGGCCGGACTCTGAAGGAATCGGCGAAGGTGAGAAAGGCGGaggttgaagaatcagttcgcgccgctagagagagaagagaggattTAGGGATTTcgcaggagagagagaggagagatgccATTTTCAAAAgtgaaatgtaaaaaaaaatcggaAGAAAGATTTAATTAGCCGCCCATCTAATCTGAAATTAGGCCcttattataatataaacaacccctaattatttctattttaagactgagcctattgggctgggacgtcccgaaaaggaaactgagcctattgggctgggacggagggagtacatcgtAACACGAATATTACATGGAGAAATAATTCACACAAACTTCAAGTTAATAATTCGACAATCGAAAAAATTGGgggatgaaattgcaaaaattaaaaaagatgagTGATTTACTTCGCCACACTTTCAAAGTTacgttaaaaaaaatttggacccccctgaatcgaaagtctggctccgcccctggttTGAAATAACGTCATCGAAATGTACTAAGCCGTGTGCGTGTCTATTTTGCTACGAAATTTAAAatcttgttattattattgcgaTAATTTACAaaacatattataaattaacCAAAATAAGATAAGTGTTTGGTGgatattttatcaattaatccTAAGTCATCTACTCCAATATCTCATTAAAACATTTCGAAAAGTCAGATTATATGGCCATTTGTGCAAGTTCAGATTCTCTATCTAATGAGATGCTCatttaaagaaaaaaggaaTTAAGCAGCACCAACTGTCATCCCactattgaaattaaaattatcacCCAAAACCAATTTCCTGTTTTTTTGTATTGCATTAAAAAGCAAGGCCACCACTATATAATCCCACGTTACCCCATCATTCAGTCCTCCCCCACTCTCACATCTCATTCTTACACAATAATATGTCAGCCTGCAGCAAGATTCGGCACATTGTCCGGATCCGGCAGATGCTCCGGCGGTGGCGCAAGAAGGCTGCCCGACGGGCCCCCTGCGACGTGCCAGCAGGGCACGTGGCAGTTACCGTTGGGTCGAATTGCAAACGGTTCGTGGTCCGGGCCACGCACCTTAACCACCCCTTATTCAAGAAGTTGTTGGTCCGGGCCGAGGAAGAGTTCGGGTTCAGCAACACCGGCCCGTTGGCGATACCTTGCGACGAAACTCTCTTTGAGGAAATCCTGCGTTACGTGGCCCGAAGTGAGGCCGGCGTCAAAAGCTTGCCCCGTTTCCCCACCTTGGAGGAACACTGCCACGTCGGCTGTAGAAGCCACCGCCATATCTGGGCCGACTCGCGGCCCCTCTTGCACGGCGCTTCCGATAACAACGTCTGGTGATTGAAGCTCgtattcatttttcttctttactctctctctctctctctgattttGTGGGAGTGGGAGCGGCGAATGTATATGATGGAGATGGCAAGTAGGTGGCTGAGTCGACTCACCACCGAGTCGTCCCACGTCATTTCCAACTACACCGAATTGCGGCGGAGGAACATAATGACCACCATCTTGATCTTGTGGTAGATTCAATTACCATTTTTACCGATTCTTTATGGACATTGTAAACGAATAATATTGTACCAAACAGCCAAACATAATTGTTTTTCGAGAACTAACTGGATCGTATCGTACGTGCGACacaaatataatactccctcccaCTTTGATACTGCTTTTGGGATTTTTAAAggtaaatctattttttttaatttaaattgaattaGAAAAATtgcttaaataattttatttaacaaaTATGTGGAACAATAAAAGAACAATTACATATAAAAGTTACATTTTTTCGaaaaacattaattatattttcttaatataaGTGAAAAAGTATTGTGGATTATCAAACCAGGATGGAGAcaacgggagtatatttttatcaaatataaatgaaatctaactatatatagatatagatatagtctatatagatatagacatacaaaatttaattaaaatattaaagatataaaaagTTTATTGAAATTCGCACTTTCGTAGTGATATATAGATGTACATCAATAGGagatattaatttaaataattttgtcaaaggatataatttatagtttatatataGTAGTAGAAGAGCGTCCCATGTGAGGGCATGCTCTTTCTTCGTCTTGCTATGATTTGCATTTTTGTTCTATTTCGGTTTATTACAATTTTTTCCATAGTATATTTAGGGGACATTCAAACTATATAGGCTTTAGTCGGCTAATAATAAAGCTTCCCTCCCttagttaaaaatataaaataaaattagtacgTTGTAATGATTTTACCCCCTTTTTGAGGAGGCATTGTTtgttagattttatttatttatttattttattttttttgagggaatggGGAAGCTAGCATTGTGTTATGATTCATTTATATGTAAAGCTGTCAGATGAACAGGATCGGGTCAGTCCGACTTTGTCCATTGGACTTTTGAACTATATCCAGCCCGACTCGAAATTTGTCCGAACTGCAAATTAGTAAGTCCAACACAGCCCCTTTCAATTAGTCATTGGACGATCGACTCAAACTTGCCCCATaatctttttataaaaaatctttttttttttgctacaaaattaatgaaaaacaaaataaattaaatcaatcaacatcaaattaaatcatcaatttataaatataattgtaaataaaataagaatcttCAATCATACCATTATAACATTATAAATCAAAACTCAACGAAAAAAGAAGAATGCATTTTCATCTCAAATTTTTATCATACTCAGATATATGATATATCTGAGTATGATAATAGCACTAAATAAACTTCCATTGCCATTGAACTACATATAGCAATTGTTGTAAACTTTAAACTTAATAAATTCttatatattacaaaaaaaatgaatttatgtatattacgtaagaaataaattaatatatatatatatatatacatatattaatatactCAATGTCTATGtctatatttataatatgtaGCTAGCATTTGCAACCATGCTCCGTGACAATGCATTGAAAcatctttaattaaatataactttcataattagtcaaatttcacaattttataaaaagaaataaaaagaaaaacataatttactaataaaccttcaattttattatagtcacacaattgatttcaaatatattataGATGTATGTGTCATGTGTGTATAAGGATAAATGTTATGCCGTATACTTTGAATGAGCACCGCTTACATTTAGTCGATattataattattctttttattttatacatatattttttaattctaatacaTCAAAAATCATTATTGAAATTACTAATTTATCAaattgcaaaaataaaaaatcaatttgttcatttttacCTTAACTCCAAATAAACGAATTAAAAGAACAATCGAGCTTTGTTACTTTGTTCATTGTTATATCGTTTAACTATGATGAACTTTctgtttttctattatattgtgACTTcagattttccaaaatttatgaaactttgtacgaaagTACTAGGGAGTAATATGAAGGTTTCTGTAAATTTTCAGACCAATCCAATATGTTTTGCTTTTTTTCCTTGAATTTAATAAGATGCTCGCAGAAATAGTTTAACTATGATGAACTTTctgtttttctattatattgtgACTTcagattttccaaaatttatgaAACTTTGTATGAAAGTACTAAAGAGTCATATGTAGGTTTCTGTAAATTTTTAGACCGATCCAATATGTTTTGCTGTTTTTTCCTTGAATTTAATAAGACATTTTAATTGTTTGGATTGTTgtttaaattatgttattttggcatGCATGTACATTTGTTAGAATGATTTTTATTCGTATTGATGCTTGTTTTGGACGATTGATTagaatatatagaaaataatttttctttgagGTCGAGCTCGAGCAACAGGTTGATTAAAAGTACATGATTTCGAGCTTGACACGAGCTCGAACTCGAATATTCGAGCCGAGCACATTTCAAGCCTACACGAACCTTTAAACGAACAtaaaacgagccgagctcgagcatAAGCTCGAGTTCGACATTAACGAATAAAACACGAGCCGaactcgaatcgagctcgagcttgataTTTTGATGTCGAGCCGAACTCGATCATGAacataaaagctcgaatcgagctcgagccgagctcgaacacccgaatatttaaacgagccgagctcgagcagcctagtattcggctcggctcggctcgtttacagccctagatATATCACTACAAGTTGACTGTTGCAAAAATTCTTTATCATACTCATACAAAAAACATCATTAAGAACACTTTTTTAATACACGAAACGGGAATGCATTTTcatctcaaatttttatttcaggtgtaataaaagtaaattaataGACATAAAAGCTAATATTGTTGAGGAGGTAATCAACTGTGGGTGAAGATTGTGAGGTCCTTATACGGAGATATCCGGTGGGTTGAGGAGGGTCTGGAACTTGGGGGAAACAGGGGGTGTAAAAAAGGATGGTGGGCGAATATTGTTGCTGGAGGAAGGGGACAGACAGGGACTTGGTTCGTAAGATATTTACACAGAGAAGTTGGGAACGGAACGGGAACAAAATTCTGGGAACATAGGTGGGTGGGGAATAAACCTTTGAAACTTTGTTTTCCGAGACTTTACAACCTTAGCATTCAAAAGGAAGCTTTCATCAGTGATATGGGTTCTTGGGTGGGGAACTCTTGGGAGTGGAATTGGAGTTGGAGGAGAGAACTTTTCAATAGAGAAGTTCTGTTGGTGAATGATTTGTCCGCTGTTATTGCCAATGTCAATCTTTATGCAGGTGTAGACGACGGATGGAAATGGCTAGCAGATAAAGAGGGAGTTTTCACCACGAGGACagcttataaaataattaaggaaAGCTGATTAGTGGAGACAATAAGAGTAAGCCTCAAGGAGAGATATGCGAAAGCATGGAAGATTAGCGCTCCCCAAAAGGTGAAAGCCACAATGTGGAGAATCCTGAGAAACCGTCTGCCAACCTGTGACAACTTGGTGAAAAGGAGGATTCCACTTGGCGAAGAGGAAGTTTCGTGTAATGCATGCTGTCAGAAGGAGGAATCAgctcaacatcttttcctccGATGCCCGAAGACAGAAATGGTGTGGAATGAAATCCAAAAATGGGTGGGAGTTGCCTCAGTTCAACCCGACAACCTCGAAGCACACTTTGAAGCCTTCTCAAACCTTGGGACGAGGAAGATCAGTTCGAAGTTCCTCTCGGTTCTTTGGGCATGCACCATttggcttatttggaaatgGAGGAATGAAAATAGATTCGAGATGAAGAATTGGGAGATTGATAAGATGGTAGGAGGTCTTAAAGCTAGATTGTGGAGTTGGAGCAAAATCTTCGACTTGATGGAGGGCGAAGTTAACTTTCACGATTGGATGACAAAAAGCATCTCTCATCTTATTTTGTAACTTTCGGTATCTCTGGTACcccatatttatatataatattatctttttctgataaaaaaaaaaagacataaaAGCTAATACCTACACCAAAGGCAACTAGCCAACTACACGTCCTGAAGCAAAAGAAAATTGGAAACATGGATCTTTAGGCATGCACACGGGGTAGCAATTTAAAAACAAACTACTCCCTTCCGTCACACTCTAATAAactcgttttcttttttgggacgtcttaTTAGAATAGGTTCGTTTTCCATTctgataaaatatatatatatatatatatatatatatatatatatatatatatttaattgatGTGTATCACActaaatttcttaatctccgtaccCAAAAGAAGTAAGTTAGAGTGAGACAGTATCATCTAGCAAAACAGTTAGTGGTGGTACGTGATTTAGACATATATAATTAACTTTTAAAAGAAAGCATTTTAATTCCTAAAATATACGTCATTGTCCCACAATTTAATatccttatttttatttttatttgtgtcCCAATTTAGCatccctttttattttttagtaaaaatatttcaTATAATCCTATAAAATGTGGATCCCTTTCTCCAATTTAATCACTTTAACACTCTCATAGTCTCATAAATGTTAGACCCTTATTTCATTCACAACATATTTAGATATATGCTGGAAGTCTTTTAACAtgaattttaacaaaaaaaattgttgagtgtattgatagtgaataAAGGATTTTACGTTGAGGGTATTTGTTAAATTAATTATGGGTAAGTAAGTGTGAGTTGTAGGGTAAAATTGTCTAAATTTTATGTGGGATATtgtttaaaaacaaaaaaaatacatatatcgGGGGACGTaccaaaaatgaaataaatgcaAAATTTTAAGGAatagagggagtattttatattggatcaattttatatttcttgAAATCTAACAATTTACCAGGAAATTAAGtacaaaatattaaataattaaaacttTATATGAGCGGCCTCACAGATGAAGTTATGTGAAATTGGTCCTAGCTGGCTAATACCACTCAACCCAGCCCAAATAAGAAGTACATCAACTCAAAGTGCAATATTTATAGGTCAAGAGTATTAGTTTTCTATGGAAACTGATAATTTTTCTCCCTAAAAATACTTGATGAGTTATAGTCTTTTAATTGAGAGTAATGTTCAAAAGAGTAGTACAACTTTCTCCTTGAAAAAGTTCACATTTGATGCCAAAATTAATAGTAGTATGTTTCTTTCCGAGAAAACCATTTTAAGCATCTATTTCACGAGGCATTCTATTTCATGAGACAGTCTCAAATGAATTTTCCCCCAAAACATGAGGTGCTGGGCCATATAATATTAATGGACTTATTTACAAGAACTAATTTATATGGAATCCAGCCTAAAACGCAGCCTCAAATCCAACAAAGCTCAAATTTTGCTTGAAGCGTATATAAAAGTACAGAAGCACAAATAAATTTGACAAATATGCAATTCAATTAAATTTCTGACCAAAATAAAGATTATATAAGGACGTGAAAGCAACATGAATAAGTTGATACAACTATTTAAAACGCAGTTTGATTCACAAGGGATGACGTATAAATATTTCCCGAAACTATATATAGCTTCGGTTCCAACTTCCAGCTAAACATATAATATAATCATTTTGCCTAACAAACATCTAAAGTTTCTAAACTACTTTAGAAACTATAGAATTACCATATAAACTTGGGTTAATTCCCTATAAATACAAGAAATATAcattaaaattcaatttttaatcatgtagggtatcttcgcctagtcAGGGTTCACCGcttggttcccgaacctcctgtcttccccacttcgtgctcaagcacttgaaCCGTTGTCTTCTTCGTCTTCTGATCCTTCTTCCTCTTCAGCTTCAGATCTGCACAATAAGATAAAGGAGAGGAAAGAAAAAATACCAGATAAAGAAGATAAAGTAAAGAGAATTCAGAGAGGGGAAAAGGTGTCATCGGGACACGgtggggctcagattttcccctgaACTCGGCAACCCTTCCGGCAGCAGTTCGATCAAGACCAGGTGGTGGATATGGAGCAGCTTCTCAGATCTCAGCAGAGCCACCAACAACAGGAGCCAAGTACAGAACTCCGGCGGCTCAGATCTTCTTCAGGTAACCACCAATCAGGGCTCCGATGGTCAGGAAAGCCCGGTGATACCTCCACTCACACAGGGAATCCCGTACTACCAAAGAAACAACACttgaaaggaatagcagagcctttctCACTTTGATAATAACGGTACCCCCAGCATGAGGAAGCATCAGGGTTTTAAGGGGAGCAGTTGCAACGGTAGGGTGGAACGCCATTGAAGGCGCTGGAGAAATCAAGGCAAAAGGACGGTGAGAGGGTGGAGGAGCCGAGGAGTtggggagagagaagagagggaagGGGAAGCGGTGCTGagggaagtgagagagagagagtggggctcGGGTGGGGTATATCAGAGGGAGGAGTGGGCTTAGGGTTTGGGAATGGGCTGGGATAAGTAGGTGGGCTCGGTGCTGGGCCCTGAAGTTGGCCcagacccaaaaaagaaaaagaaacgaagaaggaatgagaaatgggccaacctcacaaATCATATTATTTTTTGATCAAACAAtacttgaattttttattttttaaaactcagCCTCAATTAAAATTCTAGTCATACTTGGTCATATGTGGAACCGAAAATTAACTATGCGGTAATTCATAAGACGAAACTTTATTTGAATTTGTGCGCCATTATTAATCAATTCGCCAGTTTTGGCTTGTAGATTAACTAATTACTTCCTCCATTcactaaatatattttcatttgataataatacgagttttaataaattagtTGAGAGTGTTGTGAATAAAATaagtgtatcacttttattgtaAATGAATTATGTGAGATATGctcattaaaaatatattttggaaGAGttttaaagtaaataaaatattaaacttactatttttatctatagaTAGTGATCTTTTAATATAAACACCTCCTTAATGAATGGACTAAAATAGAAATACAGAAACGTATTTGATGTACAAGGGGAATATAAGTTTTAAAACATTCATCGACAGACAAAATTCGACAATATAATAATCCgttatgatttttaattttaggaAATGATAACATAATATGCGAATATTTCGGCTACAATTAACGACGAAATATAAGTGAGCAAATTTGTTGCGATTGAATAAGGAGAATTCGACAGTTACCCCATTTGCATGTGCATGAAATGTATCGGAATTCGTGACATTTAAATTGGGCCTACACCTACTCATCAATGACTCATTACTTCATTAGTGGTGGGCTACATTTTAGGCTTATAAAGGACAAAGGCCCACTTATTAAATGACTTCAACTTAATGTTAAATTTGTGTATGCATCTACCAACTTAAATCTAATTattgtttattaattttcaattataaaatcataattgTAATTTAATTGAAACAGATGGTCCATGCATTGCAGTGTACGAACTGGAGTGCGTCTTCTCCCTTCTTAATATGCATCACAAGTTCTCAGCTAAAAATTTGTCACGACTAAATAATACAACCAAAATTGaggcaaaaaaattaaatagctATTTTAATTTACTCTAAAGGAGACATTAGTTACTGTACAAAAAAATTAGAGgtaatttttatgaaaatatatccaattatgtaaaataataaattcaacgAAATTTTTCATTGTATATGATTTGACGATGGCGCGATATTGCTTCACCATCATAAAAGTGGCTAGTCTACTAtgtatatctatttaaatttatggctacaatttatttattttaatataaaaatattctgTTTTGTGAATGAGATCCAATCGTGCTTGTTATGTGTGTTCCATCACATTAAAAATATGAAAGTGTTTCGCCATCATGAAAGTGGCTACTatgtaaatatatttaaatttatggatacaatttatttattttcatctttttcttttgaaaaaggATCAAACCCAACACAATACCTAAATACAACTGCATATGGAGTTGGAATAAGGTTTTTGGAATTATTGACGAGGAGATTGCTTTTGATTCCTGGTGTGATTTTGATTTTCTCCGTAACCTGATGGGCAGGGCTTGATCATGGAGTTGGAGGTGGTTGACGTGGGGGAGAGTTTTTCGATGTCTGGCGCTCTTAGAGCTCCTCTTTGGCGGACTTTTTCTCTGTCATAGGAGGGAAGGCGTCCAGTTGAGAGATGGAGACCTTCCTGTTTAGCTGGAACGATTGGTGGCGTCGTTGGTTGAATGAGCTTGCGGTGGTCGGATGTGCGTGTTTCTGCTGCTTTTTCCTTGTTTCTCAACGGGTCTCCTCTGTTGAGGGAGGGCTGTTGATGGTGTTTTGTGGTGCTTTTTTGATGGTGCTTGCTGTGTTCTCTTTTGGATCTTTGGCATCCTGGTGCCGATCCCTTTtactttctttaataaaatcttttcctgataaaaaaaatctaaataccTAGCCATCACTGCCGTTTTTCTAAACTATTCAGCATAATAAtgaattttctgaaaaattgATAATTAAGAATCTCCTAGGACTGAAAATACAATCAGCCTGAGATACAATGCATGAGCATGGGTATTTTTTACGAAATGGCAAAGTAGTTGTTTTAAAGTGGAAAAATTAAGTGGGTGCACATGGGATGGCTACTGACAACACTGTTCAAGGTTTACAGTTGAGTTTCAGTGCAGGCGTGCAAactccacatatatatagtgtttTTTTTCTGGTACAATGAAGGATAATAGATCCATCTGCAAAACTACAAAAAGATAATTTATGAGGGTTTCTAACGCAGATGCAACTTTCTGATTCACAGTTACTTTATCTCATTATTAATTTCGCTTACATTCTAATTACTTACTCTCTTCATGAAATATTTTCTTAGACCATTATGGAAGACAACCCAATAATTATCACTTCtaaaattttcacatatttacacATAATCCACAATCTTTGAAATAATCTCATTAATTatcataactttt harbors:
- the LOC131011061 gene encoding protein SMALL AUXIN UP-REGULATED RNA 12: MSACSKIRHIVRIRQMLRRWRKKAARRAPCDVPAGHVAVTVGSNCKRFVVRATHLNHPLFKKLLVRAEEEFGFSNTGPLAIPCDETLFEEILRYVARSEAGVKSLPRFPTLEEHCHVGCRSHRHIWADSRPLLHGASDNNVW
- the LOC131009875 gene encoding uncharacterized protein LOC131009875 translates to MWRILRNRLPTCDNLVKRRIPLGEEEVSCNACCQKEESAQHLFLRCPKTEMVWNEIQKWVGVASVQPDNLEAHFEAFSNLGTRKISSKFLSVLWACTIWLIWKWRNENRFEMKNWEIDKMVGGLKARLWSWSKIFDLMEGEVNFHDWMTKSISHLIL